In Abditibacteriota bacterium, the following are encoded in one genomic region:
- the rpsG gene encoding 30S ribosomal protein S7: MPRKGPAKKREIMPDPVYGDQLLSRLINRVMLDGKKSVAEKIVYGALKIAEEKTGKSGLEIFNAAMDNVKPAVEVRPRRVGGATYQVPGEVRPERQISLALRWIVGNSRKKGGFRTMTEKLASELMDAANNTGASVKKREDTYKMAEANKAFAHYRW, from the coding sequence ATGCCAAGAAAAGGACCAGCAAAGAAAAGAGAGATAATGCCTGATCCGGTGTACGGAGATCAGCTCTTGAGCCGCCTCATCAACAGAGTCATGCTGGACGGCAAGAAGAGCGTGGCCGAGAAGATAGTGTACGGCGCGCTGAAGATCGCCGAAGAAAAGACAGGCAAGTCCGGTCTGGAGATATTCAACGCGGCTATGGACAATGTGAAGCCCGCCGTTGAGGTCCGCCCCCGCAGAGTCGGCGGCGCCACCTACCAGGTCCCCGGCGAAGTCCGCCCCGAGCGGCAGATATCCCTGGCTCTCAGATGGATCGTGGGCAATTCCAGAAAGAAGGGCGGCTTCCGCACCATGACCGAAAAGCTCGCCAGCGAGCTGATGGATGCAGCCAACAACACCGGAGCCTCGGTGAAGAAGAGAGAAGACACCTACAAGATGGCCGAAGCCAACAAGGCCTTCGCCCACTACAGGTGGTAA
- a CDS encoding efflux RND transporter periplasmic adaptor subunit yields MKKKNRKPLIIRIVIAVLVIGLLTGFWVYKNKKKSQPVPVYGKVTRQTIVNSVSCDGVITPVTTVEIKSNVGGTIVKLHADEGDYVRQGQLLAEIDPVDVLTALEKEKNSLTSAKARLSSAENNLAISEKSVYADLESARENVRSAEARLAQAKKEAQLQPALSKNEIDTARANLDTAKSDLEQLKTSSSATRKASAKSSYESAKASFDQAANKYERNKGLLEKGYISRQDFDTIEQAYLSAKASCENARVAYDEINNQLSEDIRVAENRVTQAQKSYDTAVKNKAQVEIKNQAVISAEASLNQARASLVTAQANLKNIDSRRSDVTDARASVSSAESSVYNAETNYNYTKITAPRSGIITKKWTEEGSIIMAGKASTAGSSSGVVIFEIADTTKMMVSVDVDETDISQITMGMYVDIAVDAFPDEKFSGTVSRIAASAETNSGVTTVPVEVTINEANTKIKPEMNASCEFIVQKSENVLALPEDYIQTNFDGTTAVMVMEGKKPVQKKVELGIFGDDMVEIKSGVTEGEQVVMPKSLEVQKTPRRGMGGPPM; encoded by the coding sequence ATGAAAAAGAAGAATAGAAAGCCTCTCATCATACGTATAGTGATCGCAGTCCTCGTCATAGGGCTCTTGACAGGTTTTTGGGTGTATAAAAACAAGAAGAAGTCCCAGCCCGTCCCCGTTTACGGCAAGGTGACGAGGCAGACCATCGTCAACAGCGTGTCCTGCGACGGCGTCATCACTCCCGTGACCACGGTGGAGATCAAGTCCAACGTGGGCGGTACCATAGTCAAGCTCCACGCCGACGAGGGCGACTACGTGCGGCAGGGCCAGCTGCTGGCCGAGATAGACCCGGTGGACGTGCTCACGGCTCTGGAAAAGGAAAAGAATTCCCTCACCAGCGCCAAGGCCAGGCTCTCCTCTGCCGAAAACAATCTGGCCATCTCCGAGAAGAGCGTCTATGCCGATCTGGAGTCCGCCAGGGAAAACGTCAGGAGCGCCGAGGCCCGTCTGGCCCAGGCCAAAAAGGAAGCCCAGCTGCAGCCCGCTCTCAGCAAAAACGAGATAGATACGGCCCGGGCCAATCTGGACACGGCCAAGTCGGACCTGGAGCAGCTGAAGACCTCCTCCTCCGCCACCAGAAAGGCGTCGGCCAAGAGCAGCTACGAGAGCGCCAAGGCCTCCTTTGACCAGGCGGCGAACAAATACGAGAGGAACAAGGGCCTGCTGGAAAAGGGCTACATCTCCAGGCAGGACTTTGACACCATCGAGCAGGCCTATCTGTCCGCCAAGGCTTCCTGCGAAAACGCCAGGGTAGCCTACGATGAGATCAACAACCAGCTCTCCGAAGACATCCGGGTCGCCGAGAACCGGGTCACCCAGGCTCAGAAGTCCTATGACACGGCTGTCAAAAACAAGGCCCAGGTAGAGATCAAGAACCAGGCTGTCATTTCCGCCGAGGCTTCTCTCAATCAGGCCAGGGCTTCTCTGGTCACCGCCCAGGCCAATCTGAAGAATATAGATTCCCGCCGTTCGGACGTGACCGACGCCAGGGCCAGCGTGTCTTCCGCCGAGTCTTCGGTGTATAACGCCGAGACCAACTACAACTACACGAAGATCACCGCCCCCCGCTCCGGCATCATCACCAAGAAGTGGACGGAAGAGGGCTCCATCATCATGGCCGGTAAAGCCTCCACCGCGGGCTCCAGCTCCGGCGTAGTCATCTTTGAGATAGCCGACACCACCAAGATGATGGTCTCCGTGGACGTGGACGAGACGGACATCAGCCAGATCACCATGGGCATGTACGTGGATATAGCCGTGGACGCCTTCCCCGACGAAAAGTTTTCCGGCACTGTGTCGCGCATAGCGGCTTCCGCCGAGACCAATTCCGGCGTCACCACGGTCCCCGTGGAGGTCACCATCAACGAAGCCAATACCAAGATAAAGCCGGAGATGAACGCCTCCTGCGAATTCATAGTGCAGAAGAGCGAGAACGTGCTGGCTCTCCCCGAGGACTACATCCAGACCAACTTTGACGGCACCACCGCCGTGATGGTCATGGAGGGCAAAAAGCCCGTGCAGAAGAAGGTGGAGCTGGGTATCTTCGGCGACGACATGGTAGAGATCAAGTCGGGCGTCACGGAAGGCGAGCAGGTAGTGATGCCCAAGAGCCTCGAGGTGCAGAAAACGCCCAGGAGAGGCATGGGAGGACCTCCTATGTAG
- a CDS encoding ABC transporter permease, translating to MNIGDSFKTAFASIRNNKMRSFLTMLGVIIGVGSVISMMSISNSSKQATLNRIQSMGSNKITLRAGVMGMRGGGANSVALKREDAERLKHKCPGIDKITCEVSESAQIKYLNNNASVNINGVDPDYAEINSYTVTHGRFISDRDVSSSARVCVIGTTTNKNIFNGANPIGKELTIKGTKFTVVGLLKEKGGGGFFDPDDIVMVPITTAMKRLFGVDTVRSITMQAKNQAAINGIIDDATKVMRKRHKLREGEDNDFSIQNQADFLEMVNETNKTFSILLLCIASISLVVGGIGIMNIMLVSVTERTREIGIRKALGAKQSDIRNQFLIESITLSVSGGLLGVLLGVAFSFIFVTKMNEGGGPGISVQSILLSFVFAAVVGIFFGWYPARQASRLDPIVALRYE from the coding sequence ATGAATATAGGCGACAGCTTCAAGACCGCTTTTGCCAGCATCAGAAACAACAAGATGCGGTCTTTTCTCACCATGCTGGGCGTCATTATAGGCGTGGGCTCGGTGATCAGCATGATGAGCATCTCCAACAGCTCCAAGCAGGCCACCCTGAACCGCATCCAGTCCATGGGTTCCAACAAGATCACCCTCCGGGCCGGCGTTATGGGTATGAGGGGCGGCGGCGCCAATTCCGTGGCCCTGAAGCGGGAGGACGCCGAGCGTCTGAAGCACAAGTGCCCGGGCATAGACAAGATCACCTGCGAGGTCAGCGAGTCCGCCCAGATCAAGTATCTCAACAACAACGCCAGCGTCAATATCAACGGCGTGGACCCGGATTACGCCGAGATCAACTCCTACACCGTGACCCACGGCAGGTTTATCTCGGACAGAGACGTGAGCTCCTCGGCGAGAGTGTGCGTCATAGGCACCACCACCAACAAGAACATCTTCAACGGAGCCAACCCCATAGGCAAGGAGCTGACCATCAAGGGCACCAAGTTTACGGTGGTGGGCCTGCTGAAGGAAAAGGGCGGCGGCGGCTTTTTTGACCCGGACGATATAGTCATGGTGCCCATCACCACGGCCATGAAAAGGCTCTTCGGCGTGGATACGGTGAGAAGCATCACCATGCAGGCCAAAAACCAGGCCGCCATCAACGGCATCATAGATGACGCCACCAAGGTCATGCGCAAGCGCCACAAGCTCAGGGAGGGAGAGGACAACGACTTCTCCATCCAGAACCAGGCGGATTTTCTGGAGATGGTCAACGAGACCAACAAGACCTTTTCCATACTGCTGTTGTGCATAGCCTCCATCTCCCTGGTGGTAGGCGGCATAGGCATCATGAACATCATGCTGGTGTCCGTCACGGAGCGCACCAGAGAGATAGGCATACGCAAGGCTCTGGGAGCCAAGCAGTCGGACATCCGCAACCAGTTTCTCATCGAGTCCATCACCCTGTCCGTCAGCGGAGGACTCCTGGGGGTCCTGCTGGGAGTGGCCTTTTCCTTCATCTTCGTCACCAAGATGAACGAGGGCGGGGGACCGGGTATATCCGTCCAGTCCATACTGCTGAGCTTCGTGTTTGCCGCGGTGGTGGGCATCTTCTTCGGGTGGTATCCCGCCCGGCAGGCCTCGCGCCTGGATCCCATCGTGGCCCTCAGATACGAATAA
- the rpsL gene encoding 30S ribosomal protein S12 — MPTISQLVRKGRTPIKKKTKAPALKGNPQKRGVCLVVRTETPKKPNSALRKVARVRLTNGTEVTTYIPGIGHNLQEHSVVLIRGGRVKDLPGVRYHVVRGTLDTAGTSDRMQSRSKYGTKKPK; from the coding sequence ATGCCAACCATAAGCCAGTTAGTTCGCAAAGGAAGAACTCCTATCAAGAAGAAGACCAAGGCTCCTGCGCTGAAGGGCAATCCTCAGAAGCGCGGCGTCTGCCTGGTAGTCCGTACCGAGACCCCCAAGAAGCCCAATTCCGCTCTGCGGAAAGTGGCCAGGGTCAGACTCACCAACGGTACCGAGGTCACCACTTACATCCCCGGTATCGGCCACAACCTGCAGGAGCACTCCGTGGTCCTGATCAGAGGCGGCAGAGTCAAGGACCTCCCGGGCGTCCGCTATCACGTGGTCCGGGGCACTCTGGACACAGCGGGCACCTCGGACAGGATGCAGTCCCGTTCCAAGTACGGTACCAAGAAGCCTAAGTAA
- a CDS encoding ABC transporter ATP-binding protein produces MIKVKDIQKTYYTGGEPLHVLKHITMEIGAGEFVAIMGPSGSGKSTFMNILGCLDRPTSGLYELDGVNVENMTDDELAEVRSAKIGFVFQSYNLIAKMTAVEQVMVPMQYKSGSRPDEEKAIESLKRVGLGERLYHKPSEMSGGQQQRVAIARSIINSPVVLFADEPTGNLDTRTTEEILAFFQELHKEGKTILIVTHEDDVAKHTDRIIRFKDGRLVSDEKVTDQISAVDVLKDLPVEEED; encoded by the coding sequence ATGATCAAGGTCAAAGATATACAAAAAACCTATTATACCGGCGGGGAGCCCCTCCACGTGCTGAAGCACATCACCATGGAGATAGGCGCGGGAGAGTTCGTGGCCATCATGGGCCCCTCCGGCTCCGGCAAGTCCACCTTTATGAACATTCTGGGCTGCCTGGACAGGCCCACCTCCGGCCTGTACGAGCTGGACGGCGTCAACGTGGAGAACATGACCGACGACGAGCTGGCGGAGGTCCGCAGCGCCAAGATAGGCTTCGTGTTCCAGAGCTACAACCTCATAGCCAAGATGACGGCGGTGGAGCAGGTGATGGTGCCCATGCAGTACAAGTCCGGCAGCCGGCCCGACGAGGAAAAGGCCATCGAGAGCCTGAAAAGAGTGGGGCTGGGGGAAAGGCTGTATCACAAGCCTTCCGAAATGTCCGGCGGCCAGCAGCAGCGGGTCGCCATAGCCCGCAGCATCATCAACTCTCCCGTGGTGCTCTTTGCCGACGAGCCTACGGGCAATCTGGACACCCGCACCACCGAGGAGATCCTGGCCTTTTTCCAGGAGCTCCACAAGGAAGGCAAGACCATACTGATAGTCACCCACGAAGACGACGTGGCCAAGCACACAGACCGCATCATCCGCTTCAAGGACGGCAGGCTGGTGAGCGACGAAAAGGTGACGGACCAGATAAGCGCCGTCGATGTGCTGAAGGATCTGCCCGTGGAGGAAGAGGACTGA